The Dyadobacter subterraneus genome window below encodes:
- a CDS encoding ABC transporter permease, giving the protein MKFLRQIFESFRFAWQALQSNITRTTLSLLGVTVGIFAIVAVFTIVDSLEKSIRDSMSAIGEKVLYVQKWPWGFGGEYQWWKYFQWPSPSNSEYKYLYDNLENASAVAVMDFKGNITLKNGSNSIASLIQGVSYEYNQISDVPLASGRYFIPLETTNARNVAIIGADIAQALFPGQVAEGKVFKLNGNKFTVIGVQIKKGESLVDFGGNPDKKCIITYGAFAKLFQSGRPDPDIVVKAKESDEGMKEVEAEVIGLMRTKRGIKPKDENNFSINKPEAAAQAVSGLFSVLSLAGWVIGSFSILVGGFGIANIMFVSVKERTNLIGIQKSLGAKNYSILFQFLFEAVMLSLVGGLVGIFLVYLLSFMQLGTLVIILTPGNIILGLSVSCIIGVLSGIVPAMLASRMDPVIAIRAK; this is encoded by the coding sequence ATGAAATTTCTACGGCAGATATTTGAAAGTTTTCGATTTGCCTGGCAGGCATTACAATCGAATATTACCCGCACAACGCTTTCTCTTTTAGGCGTTACCGTAGGAATTTTTGCCATTGTAGCAGTTTTCACTATTGTGGATTCTTTGGAAAAAAGTATCCGCGACAGTATGAGCGCGATCGGAGAGAAGGTTTTATACGTTCAAAAATGGCCGTGGGGTTTTGGAGGCGAATACCAATGGTGGAAATATTTTCAATGGCCAAGTCCTTCAAATTCTGAATATAAATATTTGTACGATAATCTTGAAAATGCCAGTGCTGTTGCCGTAATGGATTTCAAAGGAAATATTACTTTGAAAAACGGCTCAAACAGTATTGCTTCATTGATCCAGGGTGTTTCGTATGAATACAATCAAATTTCTGATGTGCCCTTAGCATCGGGCCGCTATTTTATCCCACTTGAAACAACGAATGCAAGAAATGTCGCCATTATCGGTGCTGATATTGCACAGGCACTTTTTCCAGGACAAGTCGCTGAGGGAAAGGTATTTAAGTTGAATGGAAATAAATTTACGGTTATAGGGGTACAGATTAAGAAGGGGGAAAGTCTGGTAGATTTTGGTGGAAATCCTGATAAAAAATGCATCATAACTTATGGCGCCTTTGCAAAACTTTTCCAGTCGGGCCGGCCGGATCCTGATATTGTTGTGAAAGCGAAGGAAAGTGATGAAGGTATGAAAGAAGTGGAAGCGGAAGTGATTGGGTTGATGCGTACCAAAAGAGGAATAAAACCAAAGGATGAAAATAATTTTTCAATCAACAAACCGGAAGCTGCGGCACAGGCTGTGTCGGGATTGTTTTCAGTTTTGTCGTTGGCGGGCTGGGTGATCGGTAGTTTTTCAATTTTAGTTGGAGGTTTCGGAATTGCCAATATTATGTTCGTTTCGGTAAAAGAACGGACCAATTTAATTGGTATACAGAAGTCACTGGGAGCTAAAAATTATTCTATTCTTTTTCAATTTCTTTTTGAAGCAGTCATGCTGAGTCTGGTTGGCGGATTGGTAGGCATATTTTTAGTATACCTTCTATCATTCATGCAACTGGGGACTTTGGTTATTATTCTGACGCCTGGAAATATCATTCTTGGACTATCGGTTTCCTGCATTATTGGTGTTTTGTCAGGTATTGTTCCGGCAATGCTTGCATCAAGAATGGATCCTGTGATCGCGATCAGGGCAAAATAA
- the meaB gene encoding methylmalonyl Co-A mutase-associated GTPase MeaB — MRQRLTVEAYTQGILSGDRIILSRAITLIESKLKNDKILAKSVLENILPNTGNSMRVGITGVPGVGKSTFIEALGKHITSLKKKVAVLTIDPSSKKTGGSILADKTRMEELSRDPLAFIRPSASGLSLGGVARSTRETMLLCEAAGYEVIIIETVGVGQSETLVKGMSDFFLLLMLAGAGDEIQGIKKGIMEMADAVAINKADGANKVLAEQAVTEYQNALHLFPKSDSDFITKVVTCSALEGTGIASLWELIMEYQQSTIQNGYFQENRQAQNLEWMHDYIRQTLEEQFYENTIIKKAIATSEKSVKEGNELPVTAAERLLDIFRKSLMK, encoded by the coding sequence ATGCGCCAGCGCCTTACTGTTGAAGCCTACACACAAGGTATCCTTTCAGGCGACAGGATCATTCTCAGCCGCGCGATTACCCTTATTGAAAGTAAGCTCAAAAACGACAAAATACTGGCAAAATCAGTACTGGAAAATATTCTACCCAATACTGGAAATTCGATGCGTGTGGGAATTACCGGGGTTCCGGGTGTTGGAAAAAGTACATTTATTGAAGCACTGGGAAAGCATATTACATCACTGAAAAAAAAGGTAGCTGTACTGACAATTGATCCTTCCAGCAAAAAAACCGGCGGCAGTATTCTGGCAGATAAAACCCGGATGGAAGAACTTTCCAGAGATCCGCTGGCTTTCATCCGTCCGTCTGCATCAGGATTATCGCTTGGCGGTGTTGCCAGAAGTACACGCGAAACGATGTTGTTATGTGAAGCTGCGGGTTATGAAGTGATCATTATTGAAACCGTCGGTGTTGGACAATCCGAAACTTTAGTAAAAGGTATGAGTGATTTTTTCCTGCTATTAATGCTTGCCGGCGCGGGAGATGAAATTCAGGGAATCAAAAAAGGAATTATGGAAATGGCTGATGCCGTTGCTATTAACAAAGCCGACGGTGCCAATAAAGTTTTAGCAGAACAGGCAGTAACGGAATATCAAAACGCGCTCCACTTATTTCCAAAATCAGATTCAGATTTTATCACAAAAGTAGTAACCTGCTCGGCATTAGAAGGTACCGGAATTGCTTCACTTTGGGAATTGATCATGGAATATCAGCAATCAACGATACAAAATGGATATTTTCAAGAAAACCGACAAGCGCAAAATCTGGAATGGATGCACGATTATATCCGCCAAACATTGGAAGAACAGTTTTATGAAAATACAATAATAAAAAAAGCAATTGCGACCTCAGAAAAATCTGTGAAAGAAGGAAATGAACTTCCTGTTACAGCCGCAGAACGTCTGCTGGATATTTTCAGGAAAAGTTTAATGAAGTAA
- a CDS encoding cupin domain-containing protein — protein MKKASYWIEKYNLLDHPEGGYYAETYRSFDTIPQNALPAGFTGNRSFSTGIYFLLEKHNFSAFHKIKSDEMWHFYQGETLEIFVIYPVSGKLDVIKLGDNPDNGETFQAVVPANTWFASRPASGSKYALVGCTVSPGFDFEDFEMADRKTLRASFPQHAKLIGELTR, from the coding sequence ATGAAAAAAGCCAGCTACTGGATTGAAAAATATAACCTTTTGGATCATCCCGAAGGCGGATATTATGCTGAAACTTACAGGTCGTTTGATACTATTCCACAAAATGCGTTACCAGCAGGTTTTACCGGAAACAGATCGTTTTCAACGGGCATTTATTTCCTTTTGGAAAAGCATAATTTTTCGGCATTTCATAAAATTAAATCAGATGAAATGTGGCATTTTTATCAGGGGGAAACATTAGAAATATTTGTTATTTATCCTGTTTCTGGAAAATTGGATGTGATTAAACTTGGAGACAATCCAGACAATGGAGAAACTTTTCAGGCTGTGGTCCCCGCTAATACCTGGTTCGCCTCTCGCCCGGCGTCGGGAAGTAAATATGCGTTAGTCGGCTGCACCGTTTCGCCAGGTTTTGATTTTGAAGATTTTGAAATGGCCGACCGGAAAACATTACGGGCCAGTTTTCCGCAGCATGCAAAGCTAATAGGAGAACTGACCCGTTAA
- a CDS encoding DeoR/GlpR family DNA-binding transcription regulator: MNFQKRKNIILNILDQRGEVTVKELADELAISEITIRRDLTILTADGLVYRTHGGIMKVELTKIPFHFANKAAINVEEKDNICRLAAKEIQENDIIFMDCGSTVFRLCQFIKNKKIHVITNSLPVVYELMNSSVKINLIGGEIDPERQAVHGRIAEEHISRYKADRAFIGVDGISVENGLSAFSEIEAGITLAMFANSKISYLLCDASKVGQDKYFQFSPLDALDVMITNKKTAETDKIEKKGIQVIAFDQVENRSKPTSN; encoded by the coding sequence ATGAACTTTCAAAAAAGAAAGAATATTATTTTAAACATTCTGGATCAGCGTGGTGAGGTGACTGTGAAGGAATTAGCAGACGAGCTGGCTATTTCAGAAATTACAATTCGACGTGATTTAACGATTCTGACGGCGGACGGTCTGGTTTATCGCACGCATGGAGGAATTATGAAAGTGGAACTGACCAAAATCCCTTTTCATTTTGCTAATAAGGCTGCCATTAATGTTGAAGAAAAGGATAATATCTGCCGGCTGGCTGCGAAGGAAATTCAGGAAAATGATATCATTTTTATGGATTGCGGAAGTACAGTTTTCCGATTATGCCAGTTTATCAAAAATAAAAAAATCCATGTGATCACAAATTCATTGCCAGTGGTTTATGAATTAATGAATTCGTCAGTTAAAATAAATCTGATAGGAGGGGAAATTGATCCGGAACGACAGGCTGTTCACGGACGTATTGCCGAGGAGCACATTAGTCGCTATAAGGCAGACCGGGCATTTATTGGGGTTGACGGAATTTCAGTAGAAAATGGCCTCAGCGCATTCAGTGAAATTGAAGCGGGAATTACGCTGGCCATGTTTGCCAATTCAAAAATTTCCTACCTTTTGTGTGACGCCTCGAAAGTTGGTCAGGATAAATATTTTCAATTTTCTCCGTTAGACGCACTGGATGTGATGATTACGAATAAAAAAACGGCGGAAACTGATAAAATAGAGAAAAAAGGAATTCAGGTAATCGCTTTTGATCAGGTTGAAAACCGGTCAAAGCCAACAAGTAATTAA
- a CDS encoding translation initiation factor: MSKKNRSGIIYSTNPDFEYSDSDQDEAETLAPAQQDLRVWLDRKGGGKVTTVVKGFVGTTADLEALGKQVKVLCGSGGSVKDGEILIQGDHREKVITWLVGKNYKAKKAGG, from the coding sequence ATGTCAAAAAAGAACCGCTCAGGGATTATATATTCAACAAATCCTGATTTTGAGTATTCGGATTCCGACCAGGATGAAGCAGAAACATTAGCACCCGCACAGCAGGATTTACGCGTCTGGCTCGACAGAAAAGGAGGCGGAAAAGTAACTACGGTTGTAAAAGGTTTCGTAGGAACAACAGCCGATCTGGAAGCGCTGGGAAAACAAGTAAAAGTTCTCTGCGGAAGCGGCGGCTCAGTAAAAGACGGAGAAATCTTAATCCAGGGCGATCACCGCGAAAAAGTAATTACCTGGCTGGTTGGGAAGAATTACAAAGCGAAAAAGGCGGGAGGATAA
- the nudK gene encoding GDP-mannose pyrophosphatase NudK — protein MNDKVSLVSEEILSDNWYTLRKFTFDYQLADGRWERQSREAYDRGNGATILLYNKEKQTVILTRQFRLPTYTNGNTTGMLIEACAGLLDKDNAEDCIKRETEEETGYKIKSVKKIFEAYMSPGSVTEILYFFVAEYSAEMKVGDGGGCETEQENIEVMEIPFVEATQMIESGEIKDGKTIMLLQYAQIHGLVK, from the coding sequence ATGAATGATAAAGTTAGCCTCGTCTCCGAAGAAATTCTATCTGACAACTGGTACACATTACGCAAATTCACCTTCGACTATCAGCTTGCCGACGGTCGCTGGGAGCGCCAGTCACGCGAGGCATATGACCGCGGAAACGGAGCGACGATATTGCTTTATAACAAAGAAAAACAAACCGTAATTCTGACCAGGCAATTCCGCCTACCTACTTATACCAACGGCAATACAACCGGAATGCTGATCGAAGCCTGTGCCGGATTACTCGATAAAGATAATGCAGAAGATTGTATCAAACGGGAAACGGAGGAAGAAACTGGCTACAAAATCAAATCAGTAAAGAAAATTTTTGAAGCATATATGTCGCCAGGATCGGTTACAGAAATATTATATTTTTTTGTCGCAGAGTATTCAGCAGAAATGAAAGTAGGCGATGGCGGTGGCTGCGAAACAGAGCAAGAAAATATTGAAGTAATGGAAATTCCTTTTGTCGAAGCTACTCAAATGATTGAATCCGGAGAGATTAAGGATGGAAAAACAATCATGCTTTTACAATACGCACAAATTCACGGTCTTGTAAAATGA
- a CDS encoding diacylglycerol/lipid kinase family protein → MADSYLFIINPSSGTSIGQHPEKISNTIENFVKSKGGKSQIIFTKGRGHATELVTENLGKENWKAVVAVGGDGTVNEVAKALVNRSTPLGILALGSGNGLARHLGLPLTLDAGLKNLFSGSINTIDSAELNGIPFFCTAGMGFDAYVGDLFSKANSRGLATYLSVSLKSYWNYKPQTYKLNGRKIEVFSLSFANAGQYGNNAWVAPQASLYDGLLDVCTIIPFPKWYGSNLTYRLFTKTLKPSKYISYQLAQDAVVEADKPPMIHYDGEPLQLETTRIEIKIKPKSLRVIV, encoded by the coding sequence GTGGCAGATTCCTATTTATTTATCATTAACCCAAGTTCCGGAACTTCCATCGGGCAGCATCCTGAAAAGATTTCAAATACAATAGAAAACTTTGTAAAAAGCAAGGGAGGAAAATCGCAGATTATCTTTACAAAAGGACGCGGGCATGCCACGGAGCTGGTTACGGAAAATCTTGGAAAAGAAAACTGGAAAGCGGTAGTTGCAGTTGGCGGTGATGGAACGGTAAATGAAGTTGCAAAAGCGCTGGTCAATCGTTCAACACCTTTGGGAATACTGGCGCTTGGCTCCGGAAACGGACTTGCACGTCATTTGGGGTTGCCACTAACCCTGGATGCCGGATTGAAAAATCTTTTTTCGGGTTCAATCAATACCATAGATTCAGCTGAATTGAATGGTATTCCATTTTTCTGTACAGCCGGAATGGGTTTTGATGCTTATGTCGGCGATTTATTCAGCAAGGCAAATTCACGGGGACTGGCAACTTATTTAAGTGTTTCACTAAAATCTTACTGGAATTACAAACCGCAGACTTATAAATTAAATGGCAGGAAAATAGAAGTATTTTCCCTTTCTTTCGCCAATGCCGGTCAGTATGGAAATAATGCCTGGGTAGCGCCACAGGCGAGTTTATACGATGGTTTGCTTGATGTTTGTACCATTATCCCTTTTCCAAAATGGTATGGTTCAAATCTGACTTACAGACTTTTTACAAAAACGCTGAAACCTTCAAAATATATTTCATATCAATTGGCACAGGATGCTGTTGTTGAAGCTGATAAGCCTCCGATGATCCATTATGATGGTGAACCTTTGCAACTGGAAACCACCCGGATTGAAATAAAAATCAAACCGAAAAGTTTAAGGGTTATCGTTTAA
- a CDS encoding YybH family protein — MRNCVLTLLLLSLTTFVMAQTKADRDEIYSILKRQNADWNRGDVKSFMKGYWESDSLMFVGKPGVTYGYKKTYENYLKRYPDRASMGTLTFTFINLSFPGKDVAFLVGKYSLKRPVKGDVSGHYTLLWKKLKGKWTIVCDHSS, encoded by the coding sequence ATGAGAAACTGTGTTTTAACATTACTTCTATTATCACTGACCACTTTTGTAATGGCCCAGACAAAGGCCGACCGGGATGAAATTTATTCTATTTTGAAGCGGCAGAATGCAGACTGGAACCGCGGTGATGTAAAATCTTTCATGAAAGGCTACTGGGAATCGGACTCTCTGATGTTTGTAGGAAAACCCGGCGTTACTTATGGTTATAAAAAAACATATGAAAATTATTTAAAGCGATATCCGGATCGTGCTTCGATGGGAACACTGACATTTACATTTATTAATTTGTCATTTCCGGGAAAAGACGTTGCCTTTTTAGTAGGAAAATATAGTTTAAAACGTCCGGTAAAAGGAGATGTTAGCGGTCACTACACATTGCTTTGGAAAAAGTTAAAAGGGAAATGGACAATTGTTTGTGATCATTCAAGCTAA
- the nhaA gene encoding Na+/H+ antiporter NhaA encodes MSDSRPGSFTRILINPIKDLADGGRLSGILLLIATGISLMLANLSGGHDYLAFWHKEIQIGPLEKSIEHWVNDGLMVVFFFFVGLEIKREVLDGELASVQKALLPTLAAIGGVMMPAIIYFSLNQTGSSSHGWAIPTATDIAFSLGILSLLGDRVPFSLKVFLTALAVIDDLIAVLIIAVFYTSNIQANMLLYAAGIVAILSVLNYFKVEGIIWYLLLGGILWYFVLKSGIHATIAGVLLAMTIPLHKIPKLEHALHQPVNYLIMPIFALANTAIILPSNISGLLISPLSFGVIFGLTIGKPLGIVGLSWLAVKAKLAKLPEGISWRHMTGLGFTAGIGFTMSIFIASLSFKDIEFQNTAKIAIIVGTSISAITGLIWLTQIGKTSIREN; translated from the coding sequence ATGTCCGATTCAAGACCAGGAAGTTTTACCAGAATACTTATTAATCCAATAAAAGATCTCGCCGACGGCGGAAGATTATCAGGAATTCTTTTGCTGATCGCGACGGGAATTTCCTTAATGCTGGCAAATCTTTCCGGAGGCCACGATTATCTTGCTTTTTGGCATAAAGAAATACAAATCGGTCCGTTGGAAAAAAGTATTGAGCATTGGGTCAATGACGGATTGATGGTGGTATTTTTCTTTTTTGTTGGACTGGAAATCAAAAGGGAAGTTCTGGATGGGGAACTGGCCTCTGTACAAAAAGCATTATTACCGACGCTTGCGGCTATTGGAGGTGTGATGATGCCGGCAATTATTTATTTTTCACTGAATCAAACGGGTTCTTCTTCTCATGGCTGGGCGATTCCTACGGCAACAGATATCGCTTTTTCATTAGGAATTCTATCGCTTTTGGGCGATCGTGTTCCTTTCAGTCTTAAAGTTTTTCTAACTGCGCTCGCCGTGATCGATGATTTAATTGCGGTGCTGATTATTGCTGTTTTTTACACAAGCAACATTCAAGCGAATATGCTTTTATATGCAGCAGGTATTGTTGCAATTCTTTCTGTGCTGAATTATTTTAAAGTGGAAGGAATTATCTGGTACCTTTTACTAGGTGGAATTCTCTGGTATTTTGTGTTAAAATCGGGGATTCATGCCACTATCGCCGGTGTACTTTTGGCTATGACGATTCCGCTTCATAAAATTCCGAAACTGGAACACGCGCTCCATCAGCCGGTTAATTATCTGATCATGCCTATTTTCGCGTTGGCTAATACGGCAATAATTTTACCTTCCAATATTTCAGGATTACTGATATCGCCATTAAGTTTTGGTGTAATTTTTGGTTTGACAATCGGAAAACCATTAGGCATTGTAGGATTATCCTGGTTAGCCGTAAAAGCAAAATTGGCAAAATTGCCAGAAGGAATTAGCTGGAGGCATATGACAGGACTCGGTTTTACAGCCGGAATCGGTTTTACAATGTCAATTTTTATTGCATCACTTTCTTTTAAAGATATTGAATTTCAAAATACTGCTAAGATTGCCATTATAGTCGGAACATCGATTTCCGCCATTACTGGATTAATATGGTTGACACAAATTGGTAAGACATCAATCAGGGAAAATTAA
- a CDS encoding lipocalin family protein gives MKIFNHLNKTAFFAFFLMFLAFVACKDDDDKTTTPVDNNPIVGKWQLTSVTPETAGTTIPALSLLPALAPCIYELKFTFTSDNKVALSDCDAAVALIGGFIQIQNTTTWKVDSGKLTLTNGTTTSSFGLTQNTNDMQILVNTNTSGTGAAVNAVLSLKRL, from the coding sequence ATGAAAATTTTCAACCATCTCAATAAAACCGCCTTTTTTGCTTTTTTTCTGATGTTTCTGGCATTTGTTGCTTGTAAAGACGACGATGACAAAACAACTACACCTGTGGACAACAACCCAATTGTCGGAAAATGGCAATTAACTTCTGTAACGCCTGAAACAGCTGGTACAACAATTCCTGCTTTGAGTCTTTTACCAGCTTTGGCACCATGTATTTATGAGTTAAAATTCACTTTTACCTCAGATAACAAAGTTGCGCTTTCAGATTGTGATGCTGCTGTGGCCTTGATCGGAGGTTTCATACAAATTCAAAATACAACCACATGGAAAGTCGATAGTGGAAAATTGACACTTACTAATGGCACAACGACCAGCTCATTTGGTCTGACCCAAAATACGAATGACATGCAAATTCTTGTCAATACAAACACCAGCGGAACTGGTGCTGCTGTAAATGCAGTTTTAAGTTTGAAGAGATTGTAA
- a CDS encoding YtxH domain-containing protein: MSINAKHLATFILGAAAGVAAHKYLQSEEGEKLLEDLKTKASDLKAEAEGAVDKAPEYFQELKTKGSEAIKSNFPDAEKFLKDLIDKFTSAKTTAEAEADASNVTPSTAQL, from the coding sequence ATGAGCATCAACGCAAAACACCTCGCAACTTTTATTCTTGGCGCAGCTGCCGGAGTAGCTGCACATAAATATTTGCAATCCGAAGAAGGCGAAAAACTTCTGGAAGATTTGAAAACAAAAGCTAGTGATTTGAAAGCAGAAGCCGAAGGCGCTGTGGATAAAGCACCGGAATATTTTCAGGAATTGAAAACAAAAGGCTCGGAAGCGATCAAGTCGAACTTCCCGGATGCGGAAAAGTTTTTGAAGGATTTAATCGATAAGTTTACAAGTGCAAAAACAACAGCTGAGGCAGAAGCAGACGCCTCAAATGTTACACCTTCAACGGCCCAATTATAA
- a CDS encoding SIMPL domain-containing protein, translating into MKKIILFSVLFITALSSFAQTTIVQQPLQRKIEVSGFSEMEVVPDELYFSISLREYFNDEKNQKDKVIISTLEKQLIKAIAEAGLPKEALSISGVGGYQNYVDKKKKPATFLENKQYELKIDRADKLDAILSKVESRGIQYANIARVDHSKKEEFKKQVKINALKAAKDKAAYLLEAVDQKLGPVLEIREVEDNINYPQPMYAKANMRMMAASESADAVQDSDVQYQKIKISYRMQAVFEIK; encoded by the coding sequence TTACCGCTTTGTCATCATTCGCTCAAACCACCATCGTTCAGCAGCCGCTGCAACGTAAAATTGAAGTATCCGGTTTTTCAGAAATGGAAGTTGTTCCGGATGAGCTTTATTTCAGTATTTCGTTAAGAGAATATTTTAATGATGAGAAAAATCAAAAGGACAAAGTTATTATCAGCACTTTGGAAAAACAGTTGATTAAAGCAATTGCGGAAGCAGGTTTGCCGAAAGAGGCGCTGTCAATCAGTGGAGTAGGAGGTTATCAGAATTATGTTGACAAAAAGAAAAAGCCGGCTACTTTCCTTGAAAACAAACAGTATGAATTAAAAATCGACCGTGCAGACAAACTGGATGCGATTTTGTCAAAAGTTGAAAGCCGTGGTATCCAGTATGCAAACATTGCACGTGTAGATCATTCTAAGAAAGAAGAATTTAAAAAACAGGTAAAAATTAATGCGCTAAAAGCAGCAAAAGATAAAGCTGCTTATTTGTTGGAAGCAGTTGATCAAAAACTGGGACCTGTTTTGGAAATCAGAGAAGTTGAGGATAACATTAATTATCCGCAACCAATGTATGCAAAAGCTAATATGCGCATGATGGCGGCTTCGGAATCTGCGGATGCGGTTCAGGATAGCGATGTTCAATATCAAAAAATAAAAATCAGTTACCGGATGCAGGCGGTTTTTGAAATCAAGTGA
- the ggt gene encoding gamma-glutamyltransferase: MNIRFILISSFCLVSGLLAAQQPVQESKGFYQFLTDDPNQKPFYNDRVGVYAKNGVVASAHPEASRVGVDILKAGGNAIDAAVAVQFALAVVHPSAGNIGGGGFMVIRDKTGKSSSIDYREKGPAKSGKDMYLDKDGNVIPQLSILGRLASGVPGSVDGMVEAHAKYGKLSWKEILKPAIDLATKGVVQTEREARSLNSIKKDIIKLNPGTKYFQRSDGKDWSAGDTLVQKDLGKVLARIQKKGRKGFYSGKVARLLAKDMKYKHEGIISKKDLSEYHAKWRETISDNYKNYKIITMAPPSSGGIALVQLLKMVEPYPLKKWGWNSDSTVQVMIEAERRVYADRAKFLGDPDFVKIPTETLLSKDYLQQRWKDFSFDKATDSKNITGGVFPGYESTETTHFSVVDKEGNAVSVTTTLNGGYGSRVIVKGAGFFMNNEMDDFSVKAGAPNMYGLVGNKANAIAPGKRMLSSMTPTIVEKDGKLFMVVGTPGGSTIITSVYQTVLNVLEHGMTMQQAVNALKFHHQWLPDKTVFEAGAFTENTIKKLQSRSYIIEQQRNSIGRMDCILVLPDGSLEGGSDPRGDDTSIGY, translated from the coding sequence ATGAATATACGCTTTATACTTATTTCTTCTTTCTGCTTAGTATCAGGCCTTTTGGCGGCCCAGCAACCCGTACAGGAATCTAAAGGTTTTTATCAGTTTCTTACAGATGATCCCAATCAAAAACCTTTTTACAATGATCGTGTTGGGGTTTATGCCAAAAACGGCGTAGTGGCATCAGCGCATCCGGAAGCATCAAGGGTCGGGGTCGATATTTTAAAGGCTGGTGGAAATGCGATTGATGCAGCCGTTGCTGTTCAGTTTGCGCTGGCGGTTGTGCATCCTTCTGCCGGAAATATTGGAGGCGGCGGTTTCATGGTGATTCGTGATAAAACAGGAAAAAGTTCGAGTATAGATTATCGAGAAAAAGGCCCTGCCAAAAGTGGAAAAGACATGTATCTGGATAAGGATGGCAATGTAATTCCGCAACTCAGTATTTTAGGAAGACTGGCTTCCGGCGTTCCTGGTTCGGTTGATGGAATGGTTGAAGCGCATGCGAAATATGGGAAATTATCCTGGAAAGAAATTTTAAAGCCCGCTATCGATTTGGCAACAAAAGGAGTTGTGCAAACTGAAAGAGAAGCGCGAAGCCTTAATTCCATCAAAAAAGATATCATAAAATTAAATCCCGGTACTAAGTATTTCCAGCGTTCAGATGGAAAAGATTGGTCAGCCGGCGATACGCTTGTTCAGAAAGATTTGGGAAAAGTATTGGCCCGGATCCAGAAAAAAGGTCGTAAAGGATTTTATTCCGGAAAAGTAGCGCGGCTTCTGGCGAAAGACATGAAGTATAAACATGAAGGAATTATCAGTAAAAAAGATCTTTCGGAATATCATGCAAAATGGCGTGAAACGATTTCTGACAACTATAAAAACTACAAGATAATTACGATGGCTCCACCTTCAAGCGGTGGAATTGCTCTGGTTCAGCTCTTGAAAATGGTCGAACCTTATCCATTAAAAAAGTGGGGATGGAATTCTGATTCGACTGTGCAAGTGATGATTGAGGCGGAAAGACGTGTGTATGCGGACCGTGCGAAATTCCTTGGAGACCCGGATTTTGTAAAAATCCCGACGGAAACTTTATTAAGCAAAGATTACTTACAGCAGCGCTGGAAAGATTTTTCTTTTGATAAAGCTACTGATTCCAAAAACATAACCGGAGGCGTTTTTCCTGGTTATGAAAGTACAGAAACAACACACTTTTCAGTCGTTGACAAAGAAGGAAATGCTGTTTCTGTAACAACGACTTTAAACGGCGGTTATGGAAGTCGCGTGATCGTGAAAGGTGCTGGATTTTTTATGAACAACGAAATGGACGATTTCAGTGTAAAGGCCGGAGCTCCTAATATGTATGGATTGGTTGGAAATAAAGCCAATGCGATTGCTCCCGGAAAACGAATGTTATCTTCTATGACACCAACGATTGTTGAAAAAGACGGAAAGTTATTTATGGTAGTCGGTACACCGGGCGGTTCTACGATTATTACTTCTGTATATCAAACCGTATTAAATGTTCTTGAACACGGCATGACGATGCAGCAGGCTGTAAATGCCTTAAAATTTCACCATCAATGGTTACCGGATAAAACGGTTTTTGAAGCAGGTGCCTTTACAGAAAACACGATCAAGAAATTACAAAGCAGAAGTTATATCATTGAACAACAACGCAATTCTATCGGCAGGATGGATTGCATCCTTGTTCTTCCGGACGGTTCGCTTGAAGGCGGTTCTGATCCGCGGGGTGATGATACAAGCATCGGATATTAA